In the genome of Methylomagnum ishizawai, the window ATCGGAAGAACCCCACCGGAAAAAATAGCGGCATAATGTATCACACCCCGCCAGCATCGGGGGAATAGAATTCGCCCTAGACTTCCGCGCTAGGCCAAGGTTTTTATGTCATCGCGAGCATCCATCATGCCCATACCTTCCGTGAGCCCGCCCGCCGACGAGGCTTTGCAGCGGCTCTTGCAACACTGCCACCGCCGCCGTTATCCCAGCAAGGCCACCATCATCAAGCCCGGCGATGCCGGCGACACGCTGTATTACATCGTCGAAGGCTCCTGCACGGTCAGCATGCACAACAAGGAAACCGGCGAGGATATCGTCCTGGCCTATCTCAACCGGGGCGAATTCCTCGGCGAAATAGGCGTGTTCATGGGAAGCATGGTGCGCGATGTGACGGTACGTACCCGCGAGGCCAGCCAGCTGGCCGAAATCGGCTATCAACGCCTGCACCACCTCCTGACCGCCGATCTGGCGGAACATGCTATCGCCATCCTGTCTTCGTTGGGGCGGCAGGTTTCGACGCGCCTGCTCGATACCAGCCGCAAGGTGCGGAGCCTCGCGCTGTTGGATGTATCGGGGCGGATCGCCCATGCCTTGATCGAACTCTCCAAGCAGCCCGACG includes:
- the crp gene encoding cAMP-activated global transcriptional regulator CRP, producing MPIPSVSPPADEALQRLLQHCHRRRYPSKATIIKPGDAGDTLYYIVEGSCTVSMHNKETGEDIVLAYLNRGEFLGEIGVFMGSMVRDVTVRTREASQLAEIGYQRLHHLLTADLAEHAIAILSSLGRQVSTRLLDTSRKVRSLALLDVSGRIAHALIELSKQPDAMTHPDGMQIRVTRQELGRLVGCSREMAGRVLKNLEEQGLVTVKGKTIVVLGAR